A genomic window from Cotesia glomerata isolate CgM1 linkage group LG7, MPM_Cglom_v2.3, whole genome shotgun sequence includes:
- the LOC123268752 gene encoding putative mediator of RNA polymerase II transcription subunit 26, whose amino-acid sequence MRLSVMVIAIMVAVAIVAGAEDKNRGKRQQVYFTRRAGRPPPYAVQMEPIVQYSQRDPLYNPLASSKSDDDFYHDETLGHAPGSYGSDPEPIIEIIIKESNESLPTSLPPVLPTTKPTKEPIQVFYVKYEKKDQGNGKSKVIYEKPVPALTPHEDHEEIKSDNQLTEKTEYVTQSPLLSEPSTTLRAIIRPDSEVYHSDGSGIKITFGSDKLPPNNHNKRSDRDNPNAHPQLYLNSFSPSPAISPNKRPFGQFPAIQSNHRLPQSPVTFPQQRITSFPQHQQQQQQHQHQHQHQTPQQQLPPNFSQPQFQSPPLINVQRQQQRPAITIQGLPEVQQRFTFQSFGSPAHGIRINHPQQPGFPPAVSVSHQSLHLQNQPHFSSGQSYSNNEQSQSQQRYQQQQHQHQLIYKQEQDKKYQELKQRDHFRQQELQRQQEQQRQQEQQRQQEQQRQQEQQRQQEQQFQERQRQQLEQQRLKQQETKIREFNQQQVNYNRVQQHQQQLRQQQQQIQQQQQQIQQQQQQQEKQSEILRAVPKLEQHYAIRENPLHPGPFPPNPQQVHPTQFSQTTQNSFSTRQQPTAITIQKQTLLSQTSGYIPKTNSQTPAPKFPNQSQKDGFNFGQNIQSQQPSSQYQSIWGQPIIKDPKQKIFATPLPKTENSLGPSIPRFAAASPLLQPTPTTPTTTTTQPTTAAPTTTTPSPKNEAKIQQNIANLPDEVPDDIRDQLLSSGILGNADIQVLDYDKVGDIPIENLPPEALANFYGAGGGAAVSASAPIPSIAKKPKIIDDGNTSNNKNSYNNNNNNVVIKSNKAVTTTTKVEQATLKPGGVEMKVVHFDPNTAQGQAIADQHIRDDATHLKPVNVVASGDDNTQYNRYLPLKVSGASFPIPDVPELKDRKISSVVVLAPVDYNFRDEEQRFGKKISEPMPAKFLAGDTLKQLIRKPTAENYKKWLEQESQTEPQKQSVVLLVTTPKNQSKGDKEIFMYDVSTQAVSKLSGDLSSAFVDAAESNSESPESIDDSSFTS is encoded by the exons ATGCGACTCTCAGTG ATGGTGATCGCGATCATGGTCGCTGTCGCGATCGTGGCCGGGGCCGAAGACAAGAACCGTGGAAAACGGCAACAAGTGTACTTTACAAGAAGGGCAGGCAGACCACCACCTTATGCGGTGCAAATGGAGCCGATAGTCCAGTACTCTCAGCGCGACCCGCTTTACAACCCCCTTGCGAGCTCCAAGAGCGACGACGATTTTTACCACGACGAAACACTGGGTCACGCCCCGGGTTCTTACGGCTCAGACCCAGAGCCGATTATCGAGATAATCATCAAGGAGTCGAATGAATCCTTGCCGACCTCTCTTCCACCGGTGTTGCCAACGACCAAGCCCACTAAGGAGCCCATACAGGTGTTTTACGTAAAGTACGAGAAGAAAGACCAGGGGAACGGCAAGTCCAAAGTTATCTACGAGAAACCAGTACCCGCTTTGACGCCCCACGAAGACCACGAAGAAATAAAGTCCGACAATCAGTTGACCGAAAAAACTGAGTACGTTACCCAGAGTCCGCTGCTGAGCGAGCCGTCGACGACTTTAAGGGCAATTATCAGACCTGACAGCGAAGTTTACCATTCTGACGGCAGTGGGATCAAGATAACTTTCGGCTCTGATAAACTCCCGCCCAATAATCATAACAAGAGAAGTGATAGGGACAATCCCAATGCTCACCCTCAGTTGTATTTAAATTCGTTTTCTCCTTCGCCGGCAATTTCGCCTAATAAGAGACCGTTCGGTCAGTTTCCGGCGATTCAATCCAATCATCGGTTGCCGCAGTCTCCTGTAACATTTCCTCAGCAAAGAATAACTTCGTTTCCCCAACatcaacagcaacaacaacaacatcaACATCAACATCAACATCAAACACCGCAGCAACAACTCCCACCGAATTTCTCGCAGCCTCAATTCCAATCACCGCCGCTAATTAACGTGCAACGCCAGCAACAAAGACCGGCTATTACTATTCAAGGCCTGCCGGAAGTTCAGCAGCGATTTACTTTTCAATCGTTCGGCTCTCCAGCACACGGTATCAGAATAAATCATCCACAACAACCGGGCTTCCCACCGGCTGTTTCTGTTTCACATCAGAGTTTGCACTTGCAAAATCAGCCCCACTTTTCTTCTGGACAGAGTTACTCCAATAACGAGCAATCGCAGTCGCAGCAGAGGTACCAGCAGCAACAACATCAGCACCAGTTGATTTATAAACAGGAACAGGATAAAAAGTATCAAGAGTTGAAACAAAGGGACCACTTTCGGCAGCAAGAACTTCAGAGGCAGCAGGAGCAGCAAAGACAGCAGGAGCAGCAACGACAGCAGGAGCAGCAACGACAGCAAGAACAGCAAAGACAGCAAGAACAACAGTTCCAAGAACGACAGAGGCAACAGCTTGAACAGCAGAGGCTTAAACAGCAGGAGACCAAAATTAGAGAGTTTAATCAACAGCAAGTTAATTACAACAGAGTTCAGCAGCATCAACAGCAACTACGACAACAACAGCAGCAAATtcaacaacagcagcagcaaattcaacagcagcaacagcagcaaGAAAAACAATCGGAAATTTTGAGAGCAGTGCCAAAATTAGAACAGCATTATGCAATCAGAGAAAATCCTCTTCATCCAGGGCCTTTTCCGCCCAATCCACAACAAGTACATCCAACACAGTTCTCTCAGACGACTCAAAACAGCTTTTCAACTCGCCAACAACCTACTGCAATAACTATTCAGAAACAAACACTGCTAAGTCAGACCAGCGGTTACATTCCCAAGACAAACAGCCAAACCCCGGCTCCAAAGTTCCCTAATCAAAGTCAAAAGGATGGATTCAACTTTGGCCAAAACATCCAGTCTCAGCAGCCGTCGTCTCAGTACCAATCGATCTGGGGCCAGCCGATCATCAAAGATCCTAAGCAGAAAATCTTCGCAACTCCTCTGCCAAAAACCGAAAACTCGCTCGGACCGTCAATCCCGAGATTCGCAGCAGCTTCTCCTTTGCTTCAGCCTACGCCCACAACTCCCACAACGACCACGACTCAACCCACCACAGCAGCTCCAACCACAACGACACCCAGCCCGAAAAACGAGGCGAAAATCCAGCAGAACATTGCGAATTTGCCGGATGAAGTGCCGGACGATATTAGAGATCAGTTGTTAAGTTCTGGAATCTTGGGAAACGCGGATATTCAAGTTCTTGATTACGACAAGGTCGGAGATATCCCGATCGAGAATTTGCCGCCTGAGGCGCTCGCCAATTTCTACGGTGCCGGAGGTGGTGCTGCTGTGTCTGCCAGCGCGCCGATTCCGTCGATCGCTAAGAAACCCAAGATTATTGATGATGGAAACACcagtaataacaaaaatagttataataataacaacaacaatgtCGTGATAAAATCTAACAAGGCGGTGACAACCACCACCAAAGTTGAACAGGCTACACTTAAGCCCGGAGGTGTGGAAATGAAAGTAGTACACTTCGACCCCAATACGGCACAAGGCCAGGCTATTGCAGATCAGCACATACGAGATGACGCTACTCATCTCAAACCGGTAAACGTCGTTGCTTCTGGTGATGATAACACCCAGTACAATCGGTACTTGCCGCTGAAAGTAAGCGGGGCGTCTTTTCCGATCCCCGACGTTCCGGAATTGAAGGACCGGAAAATTTCGAGTGTCGTCGTTCTCGCTCCAGTTGACTACAACTTTCGCGACGAAGAACAGAGATTTGGGAAGAAAATAAGCGAACCTATGCCTGCTAAATTTTTGGCTGGCGACACCTTGAAGCAGTTGATTAGAAAACCCACCG